The Nitratidesulfovibrio sp. genome has a window encoding:
- a CDS encoding acetamidase/formamidase family protein, whose product MANRTVFVNTFTNGILGPDVPMLGPVQDGGIIVANTAPGCWGPMLTPAIRGGHEVTQPVHVQGAEPGDSIAIRILSIQVTSRVTASGNDSMFADRCLGDPYVAGKCPQCGALYENTCVEGCGPDCIRCAACGAAAAPFAFTNGYTIAFNEQGTLGVTLNKAAAERVAASARDYMCTPDNSIQNPVVALAPGDIPGVVSRMIPFVGQLGVMPTRQIPDSHNARDFGSFLVGAPHEYAITQGQLADVTDGHMDINRVRAGAVLITPVRVPGGGVYVGDMHAMQGDGEIAGHTADVAGVITMQVSVLKGVTCGGPIILPVHDDLPLLARPLSEDEKRQARQQADAWGVPLEESAPISFVGTGPTLNDATSCALERAAAFLGCPVPEVMNRATITGNIQIGRAPGTVTATFLAPVATLREKGVYELIRTQYGL is encoded by the coding sequence GTGGCGAACAGGACAGTCTTCGTCAATACCTTCACCAACGGCATCCTCGGTCCCGATGTCCCCATGCTTGGGCCGGTGCAGGACGGCGGCATCATCGTCGCCAACACCGCGCCCGGCTGCTGGGGACCCATGCTTACCCCCGCCATCCGGGGCGGGCACGAGGTGACGCAGCCGGTGCACGTGCAGGGCGCGGAGCCGGGCGATTCCATCGCCATCCGCATCCTGTCCATCCAGGTCACCTCGCGGGTCACGGCGTCCGGCAACGACAGCATGTTCGCAGACCGTTGCCTGGGCGACCCCTACGTGGCGGGCAAATGCCCGCAGTGCGGCGCGCTGTACGAAAACACCTGCGTGGAAGGCTGCGGGCCGGACTGCATCCGCTGTGCGGCGTGCGGGGCGGCGGCCGCGCCCTTTGCCTTTACCAACGGCTACACCATCGCCTTCAATGAACAGGGCACCCTGGGCGTCACCCTGAACAAGGCCGCCGCCGAACGGGTGGCCGCAAGCGCCCGCGACTACATGTGTACGCCGGACAACTCCATCCAGAACCCCGTGGTGGCCCTGGCCCCCGGCGACATCCCCGGCGTGGTCAGCCGCATGATCCCCTTTGTGGGGCAGCTTGGCGTCATGCCCACCCGGCAGATTCCCGATTCGCACAACGCGCGCGACTTCGGCTCGTTCCTCGTGGGCGCGCCGCATGAATACGCCATCACGCAGGGACAGCTGGCCGACGTCACCGACGGGCACATGGACATAAACCGCGTGCGCGCCGGGGCGGTGCTGATAACGCCGGTGCGCGTACCCGGCGGCGGGGTGTACGTGGGCGACATGCACGCCATGCAGGGCGACGGCGAAATTGCGGGCCACACCGCCGACGTGGCCGGGGTCATCACCATGCAGGTTTCGGTGCTGAAGGGCGTGACCTGCGGCGGCCCCATCATCCTGCCGGTGCATGACGACCTGCCCTTGCTGGCCCGCCCCCTGAGCGAGGACGAAAAGCGCCAGGCCCGGCAGCAGGCGGATGCCTGGGGCGTGCCGCTGGAAGAATCCGCGCCCATCTCCTTCGTGGGCACCGGCCCCACCCTCAACGACGCCACCTCCTGCGCGCTGGAGCGCGCGGCGGCGTTCCTGGGCTGCCCGGTGCCGGAAGTGATGAACCGCGCCACCATCACCGGCAACATTCAGATCGGCCGCGCGCCCGGCACCGTTACCGCCACCTTCCTTGCGCCCGTGGCAACGCTGCGCGAGAAAGGCGTGTACGAACTGATCCGCACCCAGTACGGGCTGTAA
- a CDS encoding HD domain-containing phosphohydrolase — translation MTERILFVDDEPNILDTFLRNLRRAFDVATAEGPEQGLLALEGKGPFAVVVSDLRMPGMDGITFLEHVRQRAPDAVRIILSGHGDFATAVASVNRGAVFRFLTKPCPPEELVGVLRDALRQHRLVVAERELLRGTLRGSVQVLTDVLALVNPEAFGRSERIRDLVVKMGARLDAKPLWQLELAAMLCQLGCVALPPDTLRKRLSGEPLNAEEQQIWGMHPEIAANLLTNIPRLGEVAAMIGSQQMPPGPDVPLGARILRAALDYDVELRRGLAPVQAVAALRTTPERYDPTVLDALAAGLAAASDVPMREVPVAALRPGMVLARDLVNTEGTPLLLAGQRVSDASITRLRNLSDILNVDGNAWVVDGVRKGAGA, via the coding sequence ATGACCGAACGCATCCTGTTCGTGGACGACGAACCCAACATCCTCGATACCTTTCTGCGCAACCTGCGCCGCGCCTTCGACGTGGCCACGGCGGAAGGCCCGGAGCAGGGCCTGCTGGCGCTGGAGGGCAAGGGCCCGTTCGCGGTGGTGGTGTCCGACCTGCGCATGCCGGGCATGGACGGCATCACCTTTCTGGAGCACGTACGCCAGCGCGCGCCCGACGCAGTGCGCATCATCCTTTCCGGCCACGGCGACTTCGCCACGGCCGTGGCCTCCGTGAACCGGGGGGCGGTGTTCCGCTTTCTGACCAAACCCTGCCCGCCGGAAGAACTGGTGGGCGTGCTGCGTGACGCGCTGCGCCAGCACCGGCTGGTGGTAGCCGAACGCGAACTGCTGCGCGGCACCCTGCGCGGCAGCGTGCAGGTGCTGACCGACGTGCTGGCGCTGGTGAACCCGGAGGCCTTTGGCCGCAGCGAGCGCATCCGCGACCTGGTGGTGAAGATGGGGGCGCGACTGGACGCCAAGCCGCTGTGGCAACTGGAACTGGCCGCCATGCTCTGTCAGCTGGGCTGCGTGGCCCTGCCGCCGGACACCCTGCGCAAGCGCCTGTCGGGCGAGCCACTGAACGCCGAGGAACAGCAGATATGGGGCATGCACCCGGAAATCGCGGCCAACCTGCTGACCAACATCCCCCGGCTGGGTGAAGTGGCGGCCATGATCGGCTCGCAGCAGATGCCGCCGGGACCGGACGTGCCGCTGGGCGCGCGGATATTGCGGGCGGCGCTGGATTACGACGTGGAACTGCGGCGCGGCCTTGCCCCGGTGCAGGCCGTGGCCGCCCTGCGGACCACCCCGGAACGCTATGACCCCACCGTGCTGGACGCCCTGGCCGCCGGGCTGGCCGCCGCATCGGACGTGCCCATGCGCGAGGTGCCCGTGGCGGCGCTGCGCCCCGGCATGGTGCTGGCGCGCGACCTGGTCAACACGGAGGGCACACCCCTGCTGCTGGCCGGGCAGCGGGTAAGCGATGCCTCCATCACCCGGCTGCGCAACCTGTCCGACATCCTGAACGTGGACGGCAACGCGTGGGTGGTGGATGGCGTGCGCAAGGGGGCGGGCGCGTAG
- a CDS encoding DUF362 domain-containing protein produces the protein MIHTFPHQDQTGPFDHSGQPVPLPAPWRRDGTAKDSGADDRTNGAPAPVASIGPEGIPSDSVRPDATTPIPVALLRCPDYEPVRVQRTVADALDACGWAPPRGHVLVKPNLLRATPALSCTHPQVVRAACAWLLDSGCRVTVADSPGFGTARGVAEAIGLAEALRPLGLSVVPLDDAVQVPLSFGGSIGVARCALEADGVLSVPRLKAHSQMRVTLAVKNLFGCVPGVRKAFVHTRHGDRDHRFEGALVEVAAALPPTAALLDGVEAMHVTGPGSGRPYDLGLVGASASGVALDAVVCGLLGLTPAQVPLWAELARRGAPGALPGQTALVREGMDAFDAGRFEVPGVLKPMSFRPGTLLRSTVRRLWAAWRS, from the coding sequence GTGATTCACACGTTTCCGCATCAGGACCAAACTGGCCCGTTCGACCATTCCGGCCAGCCCGTGCCCCTGCCAGCTCCGTGGCGCAGGGATGGGACGGCCAAGGATTCAGGCGCGGATGACCGGACGAACGGCGCGCCCGCCCCGGTTGCCTCCATCGGCCCGGAAGGAATCCCGTCCGATTCCGTGCGGCCTGATGCCACTACGCCCATTCCCGTGGCCCTGCTGCGTTGCCCGGACTACGAGCCCGTCCGCGTGCAACGCACCGTGGCCGATGCGCTGGACGCCTGCGGCTGGGCGCCGCCGCGCGGCCACGTGCTGGTAAAGCCCAACCTGCTGCGCGCCACCCCGGCGCTCAGCTGCACCCATCCGCAGGTGGTGCGCGCGGCCTGCGCGTGGCTGCTGGACAGCGGGTGCCGCGTCACCGTGGCGGATTCGCCGGGCTTCGGCACGGCGCGCGGCGTGGCAGAGGCCATCGGGTTGGCGGAAGCCCTGCGGCCCCTTGGCCTGTCCGTGGTTCCGCTTGATGACGCGGTGCAGGTGCCCCTGTCGTTCGGCGGGTCCATCGGCGTGGCCCGCTGCGCGCTGGAGGCGGACGGCGTGCTCAGCGTGCCGCGCCTGAAGGCGCACAGCCAGATGCGCGTCACCCTGGCGGTAAAGAATCTGTTCGGCTGCGTGCCCGGCGTGCGCAAGGCCTTCGTGCATACCCGCCACGGCGACCGCGACCACCGCTTCGAGGGGGCGCTGGTGGAGGTGGCGGCGGCGCTGCCGCCCACGGCGGCCCTGCTGGACGGGGTGGAGGCCATGCACGTGACCGGGCCGGGGTCCGGCAGGCCGTACGATCTGGGGCTGGTGGGGGCCTCTGCGTCCGGCGTGGCGCTGGATGCGGTGGTCTGCGGGCTGCTGGGCCTTACGCCAGCGCAAGTACCCCTGTGGGCCGAACTGGCGCGGCGTGGCGCCCCCGGCGCATTGCCCGGCCAGACGGCGCTGGTGCGTGAAGGAATGGACGCCTTCGATGCCGGCCGGTTCGAGGTGCCCGGCGTGCTCAAGCCCATGAGCTTTCGCCCCGGCACGCTGCTGCGCAGCACCGTGCGCCGCCTGTGGGCGGCGTGGCGGTCGTGA
- a CDS encoding radical SAM/SPASM domain-containing protein yields MPTAALAAPLLEAAPQQDAQLPYPRKLFVEVTSRCNLHCRMCVKHSGTTRAPEGDMTAEIYAALLPAMPHLNALVLNGVGEPLLHRNLETFIRLARQHMPPQGWVGFQTNGHLLTESRAHALQDAGLDRICLSIDAVSPELFSTCRAGGDMDHMERALASLAAARAARPAAPLAVGVEFVVMRDNLHELPATLRWAAERGADFAIVSHVLPYAPAMSGQAVFGANTEASMRFYREWQARAEREGIDIGRYFDVVWRFRFTEEETRITSFIREMTVAAREADVPLHLHNLLRDADAHVHEAEAVFDAARAVAREHGLNLRLPALRPRNLRHCPAVDEGGAFIAWDGKVAPCYFLWRDYHCHMYGMQKQVVARFFGTVGPERGQDIIDVWNGAEYRAFRDRVTAKGYPFCANCNVYPCDDIETTTFETDCYGEPVPCGDCPWCLGLLQCMGQEVG; encoded by the coding sequence ATGCCTACAGCCGCCCTTGCCGCCCCCCTGCTGGAAGCGGCCCCGCAGCAGGATGCCCAGCTGCCCTATCCGCGCAAGCTGTTTGTAGAGGTTACCTCGCGCTGCAACCTGCACTGCCGGATGTGCGTGAAGCACTCCGGCACCACAAGGGCGCCGGAAGGCGACATGACGGCGGAAATCTATGCCGCCCTGCTGCCCGCCATGCCGCACCTGAACGCTCTTGTGCTGAACGGCGTGGGCGAACCGTTGCTGCACCGCAACCTTGAAACGTTCATCCGCCTTGCCCGGCAGCACATGCCGCCGCAAGGCTGGGTGGGCTTTCAGACCAACGGGCACCTGCTGACGGAAAGCCGGGCGCACGCGCTGCAGGACGCCGGGCTGGACAGGATATGCCTGTCCATCGACGCGGTTTCGCCGGAGCTGTTTTCCACCTGCCGGGCCGGGGGCGACATGGACCACATGGAGCGGGCGCTGGCCAGCCTTGCAGCGGCCCGCGCGGCGCGGCCCGCTGCGCCGCTGGCGGTGGGCGTGGAATTTGTGGTGATGCGCGACAACCTGCACGAACTGCCCGCCACCCTGCGCTGGGCGGCAGAGCGCGGCGCGGATTTCGCCATTGTCTCGCACGTGCTGCCCTATGCCCCGGCCATGTCCGGGCAGGCCGTGTTCGGCGCCAACACGGAAGCATCGATGCGCTTCTACCGCGAATGGCAGGCGCGGGCCGAGCGGGAGGGCATAGACATTGGCCGCTACTTCGACGTGGTGTGGCGGTTTCGCTTTACCGAGGAGGAAACGCGGATCACCAGCTTCATCCGCGAAATGACCGTGGCCGCGCGCGAGGCGGACGTGCCCCTGCATCTGCACAACCTGCTGCGCGATGCCGACGCCCACGTCCACGAGGCGGAAGCGGTATTCGACGCCGCACGGGCCGTGGCCCGCGAACACGGACTGAACCTGCGCCTGCCCGCCCTGCGGCCCCGCAACCTGCGCCACTGCCCCGCCGTGGACGAAGGCGGGGCCTTCATCGCCTGGGACGGCAAGGTGGCCCCCTGCTACTTTCTGTGGCGCGATTACCACTGCCACATGTACGGCATGCAGAAGCAGGTGGTGGCCCGCTTTTTCGGCACTGTCGGCCCCGAGCGGGGGCAGGACATCATCGACGTGTGGAACGGCGCCGAGTACCGGGCTTTCCGCGACAGGGTAACGGCCAAGGGCTACCCGTTCTGCGCCAACTGCAACGTATACCCCTGCGACGACATAGAAACCACTACCTTTGAAACCGACTGCTACGGCGAACCCGTGCCGTGCGGCGACTGCCCGTGGTGCCTGGGGCTATTGCAGTGCATGGGGCAGGAGGTGGGGTGA
- a CDS encoding FapA family protein: MPDSPPRPEQPITSPAATPMPAGPALSGNPSLPGHPVQPADLAGLLQPYGDPTRPVRHGESVGRVLDGTAFPPLGDTRAPLGIDLVTGELMARELGVLERMERPAAAAAPGTPAAVPAPTAPPDPAEPTGTSTPPISAGTPHTLTLRPLVTVSLDRLSVLADVHATDHRNRPLDPDAYLAAATRLGVGAGPNAPPLDVAALQTALRDAARLGPRTGVLLARGTPPEHGRDGRLEFLAITDATCVLAQDEGRVACSDRWPHFTVAPGDKVARLFPPTPGAPGVDVFGAHVAQRPGAPLRLTPGPGVRALDEDDGCVLFVASTPGLVDVARGEVAVSPLRIIDGDVDLATGDISVPDGSACVRGSVRSGVTLTVRHHVLVEEAVENARVRCGGNLMVRGGIVMGRAGREAVGSVTDAADATGPASQTNTVLPPGIRSGAVTTASPASPLRSAPAAASTAADQRSGAASGAHPGQHPGLPPDAASGAPTVVEAGIEAGGNVVAAHAAFALVTAGGDVVIPSGVTGSRITAGGRFLAPGRGVVIGSVIRVGGGIDIGEAGSVAEVPTRLMVQPDTTQLNALLRERDTLADRMARISAELPPGPDMAVLLQTPEEDRTLVEALIRMRNQLDTRQKEMGSQIALDRKRYHADMAASPIIIRRRTHGGVRVLFGGRGHDAIPADTGVQYVWRAAAHRVAVEAAPTTPTERLFPPQPAPRAADVPNDGATDTAPSA; the protein is encoded by the coding sequence ATGCCCGACAGCCCCCCCCGGCCGGAACAGCCCATCACTTCCCCCGCCGCCACGCCCATGCCAGCAGGCCCGGCCCTTTCGGGGAATCCGTCTCTTCCGGGGCATCCCGTGCAGCCAGCCGATCTTGCCGGGCTGCTGCAACCCTACGGCGACCCCACCCGGCCGGTGCGCCACGGCGAATCCGTGGGCCGGGTGCTGGACGGCACGGCCTTTCCCCCGCTTGGCGACACCCGGGCGCCCCTGGGCATCGACCTGGTCACCGGCGAACTCATGGCCCGCGAACTGGGGGTGCTGGAGCGCATGGAGCGCCCCGCTGCGGCGGCAGCACCCGGCACCCCGGCGGCAGTCCCTGCCCCCACCGCCCCTCCCGACCCCGCTGAACCAACGGGCACCTCCACCCCGCCCATATCCGCTGGCACGCCGCACACCCTTACCCTGCGCCCGCTGGTGACCGTGAGTCTCGACAGACTGTCCGTGCTGGCCGACGTGCACGCCACCGACCACCGCAACCGCCCCCTTGACCCGGACGCCTACCTGGCGGCGGCCACGCGCCTTGGCGTCGGCGCCGGGCCAAACGCTCCGCCCCTGGATGTCGCCGCGCTGCAGACCGCCCTGCGCGATGCCGCCCGGCTTGGTCCGCGCACCGGGGTGCTGCTGGCCCGGGGGACCCCCCCGGAGCATGGCCGCGACGGCCGACTGGAATTTCTGGCCATCACCGACGCCACCTGCGTGCTGGCACAGGACGAGGGACGGGTGGCGTGCTCCGACCGCTGGCCGCACTTCACCGTGGCCCCCGGCGACAAGGTGGCCCGGCTGTTTCCGCCCACCCCCGGCGCCCCAGGCGTGGACGTATTCGGCGCGCATGTGGCCCAGCGCCCCGGCGCTCCGTTGCGCCTCACCCCCGGTCCCGGCGTCCGGGCACTGGACGAGGACGACGGCTGCGTGCTGTTCGTGGCTTCCACGCCGGGGCTGGTGGACGTGGCGCGCGGCGAGGTGGCCGTATCCCCCCTGCGGATCATCGACGGCGACGTGGACCTGGCCACGGGCGACATCTCCGTGCCCGACGGCTCGGCCTGCGTGCGGGGTTCGGTGCGCAGCGGCGTGACGCTGACCGTACGCCACCACGTCCTGGTGGAGGAAGCGGTGGAAAACGCCCGCGTGCGCTGTGGCGGCAACCTGATGGTGCGCGGCGGCATCGTCATGGGCCGGGCCGGACGCGAGGCCGTGGGCAGCGTGACCGATGCGGCTGACGCAACCGGGCCTGCCAGCCAGACGAACACCGTGCTCCCGCCGGGCATACGCTCGGGTGCGGTTACCACGGCCAGCCCGGCCAGCCCGCTCAGATCGGCACCCGCAGCCGCATCCACGGCGGCGGACCAGCGTTCCGGGGCTGCTTCCGGTGCACATCCGGGCCAACATCCGGGCCTGCCTCCGGACGCAGCGTCCGGTGCTCCTACCGTGGTGGAAGCGGGCATCGAGGCGGGCGGCAACGTGGTGGCCGCGCACGCCGCCTTTGCACTGGTAACGGCGGGCGGCGACGTGGTCATCCCCTCAGGGGTGACGGGTTCGCGCATCACGGCGGGCGGCCGCTTTCTGGCACCGGGGCGCGGCGTGGTCATCGGCAGCGTCATCCGCGTAGGCGGGGGCATCGACATCGGCGAGGCAGGTTCGGTGGCAGAGGTGCCCACCCGGCTGATGGTGCAGCCGGACACAACACAGCTCAACGCCCTGCTGCGCGAACGCGACACCCTGGCCGACCGCATGGCGCGCATATCGGCGGAACTGCCCCCCGGCCCGGACATGGCCGTGCTGCTGCAAACCCCGGAAGAAGACCGCACCCTGGTGGAGGCGCTGATACGCATGCGCAACCAACTGGATACCCGCCAGAAGGAGATGGGAAGCCAGATCGCCTTGGACCGCAAGCGCTACCACGCGGACATGGCGGCCAGCCCCATCATCATCCGCCGCCGCACCCACGGCGGGGTGCGGGTGCTGTTTGGCGGGCGCGGGCACGACGCCATCCCTGCCGATACCGGGGTGCAATACGTCTGGCGGGCCGCCGCGCACCGGGTGGCGGTTGAGGCAGCCCCCACAACACCCACCGAACGGCTGTTCCCGCCGCAGCCCGCGCCCCGCGCGGCAGATGTCCCCAATGACGGCGCAACGGACACCGCCCCGTCCGCGTGA
- a CDS encoding rhodanese-like domain-containing protein, which produces MTPSPRVPVASISAQALRDYMAARPEGSYVLVDVRQPGEYRQEHIPGARLVPVGELAPLLGTLDPAQDHVFYCRSGGRSAAAAVMAAESGRFAAASGDRGDRGETGTTAGGRILNLTGGMNAWNALSALSGHAVADSPRIQVFAGVRTMVELLRRALDMEKAAHLLYTRVRDAGPKPVVCALMDRLIGVELAHAKVVYHHLAQRWDADAHADATRGPLPPFDELFAALEGRVLEGGMAVADLDPWLRDAASGDCLDIAELALEVEMNAYDLYRTLADEARRGSGLGGLAERAFLDLATQEKTHARMIIDQIATFSTDGEAR; this is translated from the coding sequence ATGACCCCATCGCCCCGCGTCCCCGTCGCATCCATTTCCGCGCAGGCCCTGCGCGACTACATGGCCGCCCGGCCAGAGGGCAGCTACGTGCTGGTGGACGTGCGCCAGCCGGGGGAATACCGGCAGGAGCACATCCCCGGCGCGCGGCTGGTGCCCGTGGGCGAACTGGCCCCCCTGCTGGGCACGCTGGACCCGGCGCAGGACCACGTCTTCTATTGCCGCAGTGGCGGGCGGTCTGCGGCGGCGGCGGTGATGGCGGCGGAAAGCGGCAGGTTTGCCGCCGCGTCAGGTGATAGGGGCGATAGGGGCGAGACGGGCACCACGGCGGGTGGTCGCATCCTGAACCTGACGGGCGGCATGAACGCCTGGAACGCCCTGTCCGCCTTGTCTGGGCATGCCGTGGCCGACAGCCCGCGCATTCAGGTGTTCGCCGGGGTGCGCACCATGGTCGAACTGCTGCGCCGCGCGCTGGACATGGAAAAGGCCGCCCACCTGCTGTACACCCGCGTGCGCGACGCCGGGCCGAAGCCCGTCGTGTGCGCGCTGATGGACCGGCTGATCGGTGTGGAACTGGCCCACGCCAAGGTGGTCTACCACCACCTTGCGCAGCGCTGGGACGCGGACGCCCACGCGGACGCCACGCGCGGCCCGCTGCCGCCCTTCGACGAACTGTTCGCCGCGCTGGAAGGCCGCGTGCTGGAAGGCGGCATGGCCGTGGCCGATCTGGACCCGTGGCTGCGCGACGCCGCCAGCGGCGATTGCCTGGACATCGCGGAACTGGCGCTGGAAGTGGAAATGAACGCCTACGACCTGTACCGCACCCTGGCCGACGAGGCCCGGCGCGGCAGCGGGCTGGGCGGCCTTGCGGAGCGCGCCTTTCTGGATCTGGCCACGCAGGAAAAGACCCACGCCCGCATGATCATCGACCAGATAGCCACCTTTTCCACGGACGGGGAGGCCCGGTGA
- a CDS encoding methyl-accepting chemotaxis protein — protein MFRNFSIGARVITLLVFMVLFVTGVVGAFVATIDTVKDHGVTETQQVMLEEEKAKLQVATHSVALALGQLLADVPDDAARIETVRKAIDTIRFEKDQSGYFFVYQGTTNVALPPNKSVHGKDLSENKDKNGVYFVRELAQRATSGGGFVEYIFPKPGKGDQPKLAYAEMIPGTKFWIGTGVYIDNIDEAKAAINNTLEGLASKALTWQLSVMAAILLLVVIPVCIMLIASIVRPLREATAAAQAVADGNLEIRIEAKGRDEVSALQAALNTMVATLKNNIADITEKQREAGRQADAARASAQQAEEAMAKAAVATKEGILTAAGRLEGVVRAIDHAAEDISRRSEEISRGTDTQMARINETATAMEEMNATVLEVARNAGRAADQTEASRTKADEGSGMVGQTVKAMQDLKNLASNLKDNMHRLGQQSEAIGHVMNVINDIADQTNLLALNAAIEAARAGDAGRGFAVVADEVRKLAEKTMGATKEVGDSIKAIQDLARTNVTGMDDAVNAIDGAARLSGSSGELLQEIVTMAHDAAGQVQAIATAAEEQSAASEEITRSVEEIDRIARENGTLVNATNTDLRNLADQAAELRRLIEGMKKETA, from the coding sequence ATGTTCAGGAATTTCTCCATCGGCGCGCGCGTCATCACGCTGCTCGTCTTCATGGTGCTGTTTGTCACCGGCGTGGTGGGGGCCTTCGTGGCCACCATCGATACGGTAAAGGACCACGGCGTCACCGAGACCCAACAGGTGATGCTGGAAGAGGAAAAGGCCAAGTTGCAGGTGGCCACCCACTCCGTGGCCCTGGCCCTGGGCCAGTTGCTGGCCGATGTACCGGACGATGCCGCGCGCATCGAGACGGTGCGCAAGGCCATCGATACCATCCGCTTCGAAAAGGACCAGTCCGGATACTTTTTCGTCTACCAGGGCACCACCAACGTGGCCCTGCCCCCCAACAAGAGCGTGCACGGCAAGGACCTGTCCGAGAACAAGGACAAGAACGGGGTTTACTTCGTGCGCGAGTTGGCCCAGCGCGCCACGTCTGGCGGGGGGTTCGTCGAGTACATTTTCCCCAAGCCGGGCAAGGGCGACCAGCCCAAGCTGGCCTATGCCGAAATGATTCCCGGCACCAAATTCTGGATCGGCACCGGGGTGTACATCGACAACATCGACGAGGCCAAGGCCGCCATCAACAACACGCTCGAAGGCCTCGCCAGCAAGGCCCTGACCTGGCAGCTTTCGGTCATGGCGGCGATCCTGCTTCTGGTCGTCATACCGGTGTGTATCATGCTCATCGCGTCCATCGTGCGGCCATTGCGTGAAGCCACGGCGGCAGCCCAGGCCGTGGCCGACGGCAACCTTGAGATACGCATCGAGGCCAAGGGCCGCGACGAGGTTTCGGCCCTTCAGGCCGCGCTGAACACCATGGTCGCCACGCTCAAGAACAACATTGCCGACATCACCGAAAAGCAGCGCGAGGCAGGCCGCCAGGCCGACGCCGCACGCGCCTCCGCCCAGCAGGCCGAAGAAGCCATGGCCAAGGCCGCCGTGGCCACCAAGGAAGGCATTCTTACCGCCGCCGGACGGCTGGAAGGCGTGGTACGCGCCATCGACCACGCGGCGGAAGACATCTCGCGCCGGTCCGAAGAGATCAGCCGGGGCACCGACACCCAGATGGCCCGCATCAACGAGACGGCCACGGCCATGGAAGAAATGAACGCCACGGTGCTGGAAGTGGCGCGCAACGCGGGCCGCGCCGCCGACCAGACCGAGGCCTCGCGCACCAAGGCCGACGAAGGCTCGGGCATGGTGGGCCAGACCGTGAAGGCCATGCAGGACCTGAAGAACCTGGCCAGCAACCTCAAGGACAACATGCACCGCCTGGGGCAGCAGTCCGAGGCCATCGGCCACGTGATGAACGTGATCAACGACATCGCCGACCAGACCAACCTGCTGGCGCTGAACGCGGCCATCGAGGCGGCGCGGGCCGGTGACGCCGGGCGCGGCTTTGCCGTGGTGGCCGACGAGGTGCGCAAGCTGGCCGAAAAGACCATGGGTGCCACCAAGGAAGTGGGCGATTCCATCAAGGCCATCCAGGACCTGGCCCGCACCAACGTGACGGGCATGGACGACGCGGTCAACGCCATTGACGGCGCGGCGCGCCTTTCCGGCAGTTCGGGCGAGCTGTTGCAGGAAATCGTGACCATGGCCCACGACGCCGCCGGGCAGGTGCAGGCCATCGCCACGGCAGCCGAGGAACAGTCCGCCGCCAGTGAAGAGATTACCCGCTCGGTGGAGGAAATCGACCGCATTGCCCGCGAAAACGGCACGCTGGTCAACGCCACCAACACCGACCTGCGCAACCTGGCCGACCAGGCCGCCGAACTACGCCGCCTGATCGAGGGCATGAAGAAGGAAACCGCGTAA